One window of Medicago truncatula cultivar Jemalong A17 chromosome 2, MtrunA17r5.0-ANR, whole genome shotgun sequence genomic DNA carries:
- the LOC25487322 gene encoding protein DETOXIFICATION 18, translated as MAASIISDGTEAPLLADDHAQIEKWWNKILDIEEAKIQLMFSLPMIFTNLFYYLITLVSVMLVGHLGELQLAGATLANSWFSVTGVAVMVGLSGALETLCGQGFGAKEYHMLGIYLQGSCIISFIFSIFISIIWFYTEHILVLLHQSQDIARTAALYMKFLIPGLFAYSILQNLLRFLQTQSVVMPLVILSAIPTLIHVGIAYGFVQWTGLNFIGGPVATSISLWISMIMLGFYVMYAKKFKNTWRGFSMQSFDYLFANMKLALPSAAMVCLEYWAFEVLVFLAGLMPDSQITTSLIAICANTEFIAYMITYGLSAAASTRVSNELGAGQQERAKHAMGVTLKLSLLLGLCFVLMLVFGHDIWIQLFSDSPIIKKEFASVTPLLAISILLDSVQGVLSGVARGCGWQHLAVYVNLATFYLIGLPISCLLGFKTNLQYKGLWIGLICGLVCQTGALLLLTRHVKWTKLNLSGDKDKGQPIVV; from the exons ATGGCGGCAAGTATCATTTCAGATGGCACAGAAGCACCTTTATTAGCAGATGATCATGCACAAATAGAGAAATGGTGGAACAAAATCTTGGACATAGAGGAAGCCAAAATTCAACTCATGTTTTCATTACCAATGATTTttacaaacttattttattacttgatCACTTTGGTTTCTGTCATGCTTGTTGGTCATCTTGGTGAGCTTCAGTTAGCTGGTGCTACTCTTGCTAATTCTTGGTTTAGTGTCACTGGCGTAGCAGTTATG GTTGGTTTAAGTGGTGCATTAGAAACACTCTGCGGACAAGGATTTGGCGCAAAAGAATATCACATGTTGGGAATTTATCTACAAGGCTCTTGCATtatatctttcattttttcaatatttatatcCATTATTTGGTTCTATACAGAACACATTCTAGTGTTACTTCATCAATCTCAAGACATTGCTAGAACAGCTGCACTCTATATGAAGTTTCTTATACCAGGATTATTTGCATATAGCATCTTGCAAAACTTGTTGAGGTTTCTACAAACACAATCTGTAGTAATGCCACTGGTTATCCTTTCAGCTATCCCAACACTGATTCATGTTGGAATTGCATATGGATTTGTTCAATGGACAGGTCTGAATTTCATAGGTGGACCGGTTGCCACTTCTATTTCACTCTGGATATCGATGATAATGTTAGGATTTTATGTAATGTATGCAAAGAAGTTTAAGAATACATGGAGAGGATTCTCCATGCAATCATTTGATTACCTGTTTGCAAACATGAAACTAGCTTTGCCTTCTGCTGCAATGGTATG TTTGGAGTATTGggcttttgaagttttagtttTCTTAGCTGGATTAATGCCTGACTCACAAATAACAACTTCATTGATTGCAATATG TGCGAACACAGAATTCATTGCTTACATGATCACTTATGGTCTTAGTGCAGCTGCAAG CACAAGAGTTTCCAATGAATTGGGAGCAGGCCAACAAGAAAGAGCAAAACATGCAATGGGAGTCACTTTAAAGCTCTCTCTCCTCCttggtttatgttttgttttgatgcTTGTATTTGGTCATGATATATGGATTCAGCTTTTTAGTGATAGTCCCATTATCAAAAAGGAGTTTGCTTCAGTGACACCCTTGCTTGCTATTTCCATACTACTTGATTCTGTCCAAGGTGTCTTATCAG GGGTGGCTAGAGGATGTGGTTGGCAGCACTTAGCTGTTTATGTCAACCTTGCAACTTTTTATCTCATTGGTTTACCAATTTCATGTCTCCTTGGATTTAAGACCAATTTGCAGTATAAG GGTTTATGGATTGGTCTGATATGTGGATTGGTATGTCAAACTGGGGCACTCTTGCTTTTGACAAGGCATGTCAAATGGACTAAACTGAATCTCTCGGGCGACAAAGATAAAGGCCAACCAATTGTTGTTTAA
- the LOC25487323 gene encoding protein DETOXIFICATION 18, with translation MAASGISDGTATQNTEPEMEKKWWNKILDIKEAKHQLMFALPIILTTILYYSITLVSVMLVGHLGELQLAGATLANSWFGVTAVGVMVGLSGALDTLCGQAFGAKEYHMLGIYLQSSCIISFIFSIIISIIWFYTEPILVLLHQSQDIARTAALYMKFLIPGLFAYSILRNMLRFLLTQSVVMPLVVFSAIPAIVHVGIAYGFVHWSGLNFKGGPVATSISLWISMILVGFYILYAKKFKNTWRGFSMQSFQYLFTNLKLALPSAAMLCLESLAFEVLVFLAGLMPDSQITTSLIAICANTELTAYLIIYGLSAAASTRVSNELGAGQPERAKHAMRVSLKLSILLGFCFALMIVFGHGIWIRLFSSSPTIKHEFASIAPFLAISILLDSVQGVLSGVVRACGWQHVAVYVNLATFYFIGLPISCILGFKTNLQYKGLWLGLICGLACQTGTLLLLTRYAKWTKLNLSGDKDKDQPVVVLTTECMPIRTE, from the exons ATGGCAGCAAGTGGCATTTCAGATGGCACAGCAACACAGAACACAGAACCTGAAATGGAGAAGAAATGGTGGAACAAAATCTTGGACATTAAGGAAGCCAAACATCAACTCATGTTTGCACTGCCAATAATTCTtacaacaatattatattactCAATTACTTTGGTTTCTGTCATGCTTGTTGGTCATCTTGGTGAGCTTCAGTTAGCCGGTGCTACTCTTGCTAACTCGTGGTTTGGTGTCACTGCCGTCGGGGTTATG GTTGGTTTAAGTGGTGCACTGGACACACTCTGCGGACAAGCATTTGGTGCAAAAGAATATCACATGTTAGGAATTTATCTACAAAGCTCTTGcattatatcttttattttttccatcattatatcaattattTGGTTCTATACAGAACCCATTCTAGTGTTACTTCATCAATCACAAGACATTGCTAGAACAGCTGCACTCTATATGAAGTTTCTTATACCAGGATTATTTGCATATAGCATCTTGAGAAACATGTTGAGGTTTCTACTAACACAATCTGTAGTGATGCCACTGGTTGTCTTTTCAGCTATCCCAGCAATTGTTCATGTTGGTATTGCATATGGATTTGTTCATTGGTCAGGTCTTAATTTCAAAGGTGGACCAGTTGCAACTTCTATTTCACTATGGATATCTATGATATTAGTAGGTTTTTATATCTTGTATGCAAAGAAGTTTAAGAATACATGGAGGGGATTTTCAATGCAATCATTTCAGTACTTGTTTACAAACTTGAAACTAGCTCTTCCCTCTGCAGCAATGCTATG TTTGGAGTCTTTGGCCTTTGAAGTTTTGGTTTTCTTAGCTGGATTAATGCCAGACTCACAAATAACAACTTCATTGATTGCAATATG TGCAAACACAGAACTCACCGCTTACCTGATCATTTATGGTCTTAGTGCAGCCGCAAG CACAAGGGTTTCCAATGAACTTGGGGCAGGCCAACCAGAAAGAGCCAAACATGCAATGAGAGTCAGTCTAAAGCTCTCTATCCTCCTTGGATTCTGTTTTGCGTTGATGATTGTATTTGGTCATGGTATATGGATTCGGCTGTTTAGCAGTAGTCCTACTATCAAACATGAGTTTGCTTCAATAGCACCCTTCCTTGCTATTTCCATACTACTTGATTCTGTCCAAGGTGTCTTATcag GGGTGGTTAGAGCATGCGGTTGGCAGCATGTTGCTGTTTACGTCAACCTTgcaactttttatttcattggtTTACCAATTTCATGTATCCTTGGATTTAAGACCAATTTGCAATATaag GGTTTATGGCTTGGTCTGATTTGTGGGCTGGCATGTCAAACTGGGACACTCTTACTTTTGACAAGATATGCGAAATGGACTAAACTGAATCTCTCAGGAGACAAAGATAAAGATCAACCTGTTGTTGTTTTGACGACTGAATGCATGCCAATTAGGACTGAATAA
- the LOC120575767 gene encoding protein DETOXIFICATION 18: MAASIIISDGTATDDNGRLNTEPEMEKKWWNKILDIKETKHQLMFSLPIILTTLLYNSITLVSVMLIGHLGELQLAGATLANSWFGVTAVGVMVGLSGALDTLCGQGFGAKEYHMLGIYLQSSCIISFIFSIIISIIWFYTEPILVLLHQSQDIARTAALYMKFLIPGLFAFGTLRNMLRFLQTQSVVMPLVILSAIPAIVHVGIAYGFVQWSGLKFKGGPVAISISLWISMILVGFYILYAKKFKNTWRGFSMRSFQYLFTNLKLALPSAAMLCLESLAFEVLVFLAGLMSDSQITTSLIAICANTEFIACLITYGLSAAASTRVSNELGAGQPERAKHAMRVSLKLSILLGFCFALMIVFGHGIWIRLFSSSPTIKHEFASIAPFLAISILLDSVQGVLSGVVRACGWQHVAVYVNLATFYLIGLPISCILGFKTNLKYKGLWIGLICGLACQTGTLLLLTRYAKWTKLNLSGDKDKDQPVVVLTTECMPIRTE, encoded by the exons ATGGCAGCAAGTATCATCATTTCAGATGGCACAGCAACTGATGATAACGGGAGACTGAACACAGAACCTGAAATGGAGAAGAAATGGTGGAACAAAATCTTGGACATTAAGGAAACCAAACATCAACTCATGTTTTCACTGCCAATAATTCTTACAACATTATTATATAACTCAATCACTTTGGTTTCTGTCATGCTTATTGGTCATCTGGGTGAGCTTCAGTTAGCTGGTGCTACTCTTGCTAACTCGTGGTTTGGCGTCACTGCCGTGGGAGTTATG GTTGGTTTAAGTGGTGCATTGGATACACTATGCGGACAAGGATTTGGTGCAAAAGAATATCACATGTTAGGAATTTATCTACAAAGCTCTTGcattatatcttttattttttccatcattatatcaattattTGGTTCTATACAGAACCCATTCTAGTGTTACTTCATCAATCACAAGACATTGCTAGAACAGCAGCACTCTATATGAAGTTTCTTATACCAGGATTATTTGCATTTGGCACCTTGAGAAACATGTTGAGGTTTCTACAAACACAATCTGTAGTGATGCCACTGGTTATTCTTTCAGCTATACCAGCAATTGTTCATGTTGGTATTGCATATGGATTTGTTCAATGGTCGGGTCTTAAATTCAAAGGTGGACCAGTTGCAATTTCTATTTCACTATGGATATCTATGATATTGGTAGGTTTTTATATCTTGTATGCAAAGAAGTTTAAGAATACATGGAGAGGATTTTCAATGCGATCATTTCAGTACTTGTTTACAAACTTGAAACTAGCTCTTCCCTCTGCAGCAATGCTATG TTTGGAGTCGTTGGCCTTCGAAGTTTTGGTTTTCTTAGCTGGATTAATGTCTGACTCACAAATAACAACTTCATTGATTGCAATATG TGCAAACACAGAATTCATCGCTTGCCTGATCACTTATGGTCTTAGTGCAGCCGCAAG CACAAGGGTTTCCAATGAACTTGGGGCAGGCCAACCAGAAAGAGCCAAACATGCAATGAGAGTCAGTCTAAAGCTCTCTATCCTCCTTGGATTCTGTTTTGCGTTGATGATTGTATTTGGTCATGGTATATGGATTCGGCTGTTTAGCAGTAGTCCTACGATCAAACATGAGTTTGCTTCAATAGCACCCTTCCTTGCTATTTCCATACTACTTGATTCTGTCCAAGGTGTCTTATcag GGGTGGTTAGAGCATGCGGTTGGCAGCACGTTGCTGTTTACGTCAACCTTGCAACTTTTTATCTAATTGGTTTACCAATTTCATGTATCCTTGGATTTAAGACCAATTTGAAATATAAG GGTTTATGGATTGGTCTGATTTGTGGGCTGGCATGTCAAACTGGGACACTCTTACTTTTGACAAGATATGCCAAATGGACTAAACTGAATCTCTCAGGAGACAAAGATAAAGATCAACCTGTTGTTGTTTTAACGACTGAATGCATGCCAATTAGGACTGAATAA